The following are from one region of the Halarcobacter sp. genome:
- a CDS encoding HD domain-containing protein, which yields MFSQDKYLKALNFAAKAHGEQKTPHDLPYLTHLTSVAMEVMHACIESQLEDKKADIAITVALLHDTIEDTDVTYDDLYTEFSPEVAEGVEALTKDFTLSKKEQMAESINRLLTQPYEIQMVKLADRIVNLQKPPESWEGLEIFNYHKESKFILSCLKNCNLYLSKRLEEKINNYIVYIK from the coding sequence ATGTTTAGTCAAGATAAATATTTAAAAGCTTTAAATTTTGCAGCAAAAGCACATGGTGAACAAAAAACTCCACATGACTTACCTTATTTGACACATTTGACTTCTGTTGCTATGGAAGTTATGCATGCTTGCATAGAATCACAACTTGAAGATAAAAAAGCAGATATTGCTATAACTGTAGCTTTACTTCATGATACAATTGAAGATACAGATGTAACTTATGATGATTTATATACTGAATTTTCACCTGAAGTTGCAGAGGGAGTAGAAGCTTTAACTAAAGATTTCACACTTTCAAAAAAAGAACAAATGGCTGAAAGTATTAATAGGTTGTTAACACAACCATATGAGATTCAAATGGTAAAACTTGCTGATAGAATAGTGAATTTACAAAAGCCTCCAGAGTCATGGGAAGGTTTAGAAATATTTAATTATCATAAAGAATCAAAATTTATATTATCATGTTTAAAAAATTGTAATTTATACTTATCTAAAAGATTAGAAGAGAAAATCAATAACTATATTGTTTATATAAAATAG
- a CDS encoding 3'-5' exonuclease: MKYKKTNPFSVKLVEKLKKHPISFDDFLLELTKNKERFFDSAELEFELLLTNGLPLEIENDKVILKTTKTLISEQTFCIVDIETNGSHVSRGHQIIELGAVKYKGGQIIDKFESLVYAKTIPEYIQEVTNIKPEMLEDAPDLQRVLKEFKLFLEDDVFVAHDIKFDYNFISNSLNKYDLGILENRKLCTIDLARRTIKAERYGLSFLKELLKIDIDNHHRAYSDALSTTYILEESLKYLNSSVKTAEDLIEFSKNAKPVMPKINTNAGQKKEEKKEEK, translated from the coding sequence ATGAAATATAAAAAAACAAACCCTTTTTCAGTAAAACTTGTAGAAAAGTTAAAAAAACATCCTATCTCTTTTGATGATTTTCTTTTAGAATTGACAAAAAATAAAGAGAGGTTTTTTGATTCTGCAGAATTAGAGTTTGAATTACTTCTAACAAATGGTTTACCCCTTGAAATAGAAAATGATAAAGTTATTTTAAAAACTACAAAAACCTTAATATCTGAACAAACATTTTGTATTGTAGATATTGAAACAAATGGTTCACATGTAAGTAGGGGACACCAAATAATTGAATTAGGTGCTGTTAAATATAAAGGTGGTCAAATTATTGATAAGTTTGAATCTTTAGTTTATGCTAAGACTATTCCAGAGTATATTCAAGAAGTTACAAATATTAAGCCAGAGATGTTAGAAGATGCACCTGATTTACAAAGAGTTTTAAAAGAGTTTAAGCTTTTTTTAGAAGATGATGTTTTTGTTGCACATGATATTAAATTTGATTACAATTTTATATCAAATTCTTTAAATAAATATGATTTAGGAATACTTGAAAATAGAAAACTTTGTACAATAGATTTAGCTAGAAGAACAATAAAAGCAGAGAGATATGGTCTTAGCTTTTTAAAAGAACTTCTAAAAATAGATATAGATAATCATCATAGAGCGTATAGTGATGCTTTAAGTACTACATATATATTAGAAGAGTCTCTTAAGTATTTAAATAGTAGTGTTAAAACTGCAGAAGATTTAATAGAATTTTCAAAAAATGCAAAACCTGTAATGCCTAAGATAAATACAAATGCAGGACAGAAAAAAGAAGAAAAGAAGGAAGAAAAATAA
- a CDS encoding phosphoribosylanthranilate isomerase codes for MRTKICGITNLNDALDAIEAGVDALGFVFYEKSPRYIKPLEARKIVESLPPFVQAVGLFVNEDFETINSICSEAKMQLAQIIDDDNYTDFSKLSYKYIKVVRAKAKEDIINNQNSYVLIDAFVESFGGSGKRVALEWFENVDCSTFVLAGGLSEENLKELKPYNFYGVDVSSAVEKTKGKKDKQKMFNFVKAANEI; via the coding sequence ATGAGAACAAAAATTTGTGGAATAACTAACCTAAATGATGCTTTAGATGCAATTGAAGCTGGAGTAGATGCATTAGGGTTTGTTTTTTATGAAAAAAGTCCTCGATATATTAAACCTTTGGAAGCTAGAAAAATAGTTGAGTCTTTGCCACCTTTTGTCCAAGCAGTTGGACTTTTTGTTAATGAAGATTTTGAGACTATAAATAGTATTTGTTCTGAAGCAAAAATGCAACTAGCTCAAATAATTGATGACGATAATTACACAGATTTTTCAAAACTTTCATATAAATATATAAAAGTTGTAAGAGCAAAGGCTAAAGAAGATATTATAAATAATCAAAACTCATATGTTTTAATTGATGCTTTTGTTGAAAGCTTTGGAGGTTCTGGTAAACGTGTTGCACTAGAATGGTTTGAAAATGTTGATTGTTCAACATTTGTTTTAGCTGGTGGCTTAAGTGAAGAAAACTTAAAAGAGTTAAAACCTTACAATTTTTATGGAGTAGATGTCAGTTCTGCTGTAGAAAAAACAAAAGGTAAAAAAGATAAACAAAAAATGTTTAATTTTGTAAAAGCAGCCAATGAAATATAA
- the rpe gene encoding ribulose-phosphate 3-epimerase, translating into MLVAPSILSADFGKLNEEITAICDGGCDFIHVDVMDGHFVPNMTLGPVVVNPVAKVATKPLDVHLMVENNTFFVELFAPLKPEYISFHIESEKHPHRLIQKIRSFGIKPAIVLNPHSTPESIEYLLEDLDMVLLMSVNPGFGGQKFIPSVVEKAKKLKELINKRNPACLIEVDGGVNDKNIHELKDAGVDVVVAGSYVFGNEDYSKAIKSLQV; encoded by the coding sequence ATGCTAGTAGCACCCTCAATATTATCAGCAGATTTTGGAAAACTAAATGAAGAGATAACAGCTATTTGTGATGGTGGTTGTGATTTTATTCATGTTGATGTTATGGATGGACATTTTGTTCCTAATATGACTTTAGGTCCTGTTGTTGTTAATCCAGTTGCAAAAGTTGCAACAAAACCTCTTGATGTACATTTAATGGTTGAAAATAATACGTTTTTTGTAGAGCTTTTTGCTCCTTTAAAACCTGAATATATCTCATTTCACATTGAGAGTGAAAAACACCCTCACAGATTAATTCAAAAAATTAGAAGCTTTGGAATTAAACCTGCAATAGTTTTAAACCCACACTCAACGCCTGAAAGTATTGAATATTTACTTGAAGATTTAGATATGGTTTTATTGATGTCAGTAAATCCAGGATTTGGTGGACAAAAATTTATTCCAAGTGTTGTTGAAAAAGCAAAAAAATTAAAAGAATTGATTAATAAAAGAAACCCAGCCTGTTTAATTGAAGTAGACGGTGGAGTAAATGATAAAAATATTCACGAGCTTAAAGATGCTGGAGTTGATGTTGTTGTTGCTGGTTCATATGTTTTTGGAAATGAAGATTACAGTAAAGCTATAAAATCATTACAGGTATAA
- a CDS encoding phospholipase A, with amino-acid sequence MKQIDKIIFSLLFFIPLFANEQLDMLYKKADVFEKNGDYKNALEIYKEIALKEKNSSRTYFDEEKKIAKEIATKTLDKIEDKETEQTIQQILASAFNLYPYEENYFIPFSYDTKKRADRKKVEAKFQLSVKKPILTNFFNMNESINFGYTQTSWWQLYKDSAPFRETNYKPEIFMTIPYGKRDETALKGFKFGFLHESNGQPGDDSRSWNRIYLTTYFQAGNLFISPRVWYRIPESKNDDDNPDIDKYLGYGDLTFAYAYKSHTFKLLLRNNLRFNDDNKGFAQLDWTFPFFGSDNTFGYIQASTGYGDSLIDYDKEVNRIGFGISLSR; translated from the coding sequence ATGAAACAAATAGATAAAATAATATTTTCTTTACTCTTTTTTATTCCATTATTTGCAAATGAACAATTAGATATGCTTTATAAAAAAGCTGATGTTTTTGAAAAAAATGGGGATTATAAAAATGCCTTAGAGATATATAAAGAGATAGCGTTAAAAGAAAAAAACTCAAGTAGAACATACTTTGATGAAGAAAAAAAGATTGCAAAAGAGATTGCAACTAAGACTTTAGATAAAATTGAAGATAAAGAAACAGAACAAACTATTCAACAAATACTTGCAAGTGCTTTTAACCTATATCCATATGAGGAAAACTATTTTATACCTTTTTCATATGATACAAAAAAAAGAGCTGATAGGAAAAAAGTAGAAGCAAAATTCCAATTAAGTGTAAAAAAACCTATCTTAACTAATTTTTTCAATATGAACGAGAGTATAAACTTTGGATATACCCAAACTTCATGGTGGCAATTATATAAAGACTCTGCTCCATTTAGAGAAACAAACTATAAGCCAGAGATATTTATGACTATACCTTATGGGAAAAGGGATGAAACAGCCTTAAAAGGTTTTAAATTTGGTTTCTTACATGAATCAAATGGACAACCAGGAGATGATTCTAGATCATGGAATAGAATCTATCTTACAACTTATTTTCAAGCAGGAAATCTTTTTATATCTCCAAGGGTATGGTATAGAATCCCAGAAAGTAAAAATGATGACGATAACCCAGACATTGACAAATACTTAGGATATGGGGATTTAACCTTTGCATATGCTTATAAAAGTCATACCTTTAAACTTCTACTTAGAAATAATTTAAGATTTAATGATGATAATAAAGGGTTTGCTCAACTTGATTGGACTTTTCCATTCTTTGGTTCAGATAATACCTTTGGATATATTCAAGCATCAACAGGTTATGGGGATAGTTTAATAGATTATGATAAAGAGGTAAATAGAATTGGATTTGGAATATCTTTATCTAGATAA
- a CDS encoding YkgJ family cysteine cluster protein: MFVNIKDVGETYFSSCENCQNDCCSAPLVSLAPLILEDIEYAYKNFLIQFAYINNELRLLMVINRGEGSCKYFIDRRCSIYEERPPACRMFPISPYFDQFFISSDCSALSSNKDSGELICDEENISPNFYHQE, encoded by the coding sequence GTGTTTGTAAATATAAAAGATGTAGGTGAAACATATTTTAGTTCATGTGAAAATTGTCAAAATGATTGTTGTAGTGCACCTTTAGTTAGTTTAGCACCTTTGATTTTAGAAGATATTGAATATGCATATAAAAATTTTTTAATTCAGTTTGCATATATAAATAATGAATTAAGACTGTTAATGGTTATAAATAGAGGTGAGGGAAGCTGTAAATATTTTATAGATAGAAGATGTTCTATTTATGAAGAAAGACCGCCAGCATGTAGAATGTTTCCCATATCTCCATATTTTGATCAATTTTTTATAAGTAGTGATTGTTCTGCTTTATCTTCAAATAAAGACTCAGGTGAGCTTATTTGTGATGAAGAGAATATAAGTCCTAATTTTTACCACCAAGAGTAG
- a CDS encoding NUDIX hydrolase translates to MNNKIEEFKTADLEDTKFVHPVKISYIQNGISKNWEAVKSFDSVAVLLFHEEKNAFLLVKQFRPPVYLNDNSKVCTYELCAGIVDKEKSLEKIVQEEIDEECGYEVPLNCIEKITSFYTNVGVSGGCQTLYYAKIDESMRKHKGGGINDEEIELLYLPLEDYKEFMFDESKAKTPGLLFSFLWFLENKKSQ, encoded by the coding sequence ATGAATAACAAAATTGAAGAGTTTAAAACAGCTGATTTAGAGGACACAAAGTTTGTACATCCTGTAAAAATATCATATATACAAAATGGTATCTCAAAAAATTGGGAGGCAGTAAAAAGCTTTGATTCAGTTGCAGTATTGCTTTTTCATGAAGAAAAAAATGCATTTTTATTAGTTAAACAATTTAGACCACCTGTTTATTTAAATGATAATTCAAAAGTTTGCACTTATGAATTATGTGCAGGTATAGTTGATAAAGAAAAGTCTTTAGAAAAAATTGTGCAAGAAGAGATTGATGAAGAGTGTGGATATGAGGTACCTTTAAATTGTATTGAAAAAATTACTTCTTTTTATACCAATGTTGGTGTAAGTGGTGGTTGTCAAACTTTATATTATGCTAAAATAGATGAAAGTATGAGAAAACATAAAGGTGGTGGAATAAATGATGAAGAGATTGAACTTTTATATCTGCCATTAGAAGATTATAAAGAGTTTATGTTTGATGAAAGTAAAGCAAAAACACCAGGATTATTATTCTCTTTTCTTTGGTTTTTAGAAAATAAAAAATCTCAGTAA
- a CDS encoding HAMP domain-containing sensor histidine kinase produces MNNDEKKALISFLSIYMGSAILLIGILLYIYYQDEIESLQKTCSMELNNASMNIKTDILNSFMHNKKFVPKKLKEDDIKYALFDKDKKVIYSYLDGKDFIKFRNNFYENGDFHYFVSKIDEVGIPIKYIVMETCRGVQSRDQLRIYTVLAFIFSSIFVGLIAIFLARILLKPVRDKVTHLDNFIKDSAHELNTPVSVLMTSVSMLKKGKNPEKMMKYILSSSKQISQIYNDIHFSAFNDFQENIDEKISLDSLINESVEFFNDISITKNIKIETDLENFEILMDKTKTQKLINNLISNAVKYSKNGSIISIKLKNGIFSVQDFGIGISKEEQEEIFKRYKRGINSEGGFGIGLDIVKRVCNDYGLKLSLQSKVDEGSTFYIDFNKIIISL; encoded by the coding sequence TTGAATAATGATGAAAAAAAAGCTTTAATTAGTTTTTTATCAATATATATGGGTTCAGCTATATTACTAATAGGAATTTTACTTTATATATATTATCAAGATGAGATTGAATCTTTACAAAAAACATGCAGTATGGAGCTAAATAATGCTTCTATGAATATTAAAACAGATATATTAAACTCTTTTATGCATAATAAAAAATTTGTACCAAAAAAACTTAAAGAGGATGATATTAAATATGCACTTTTTGATAAAGATAAAAAGGTAATATATTCTTATCTAGATGGAAAAGATTTTATAAAATTTAGAAATAATTTTTATGAAAATGGTGATTTTCATTATTTCGTATCAAAAATAGATGAAGTAGGAATACCAATAAAATATATTGTAATGGAGACTTGTAGAGGTGTTCAAAGTAGAGATCAACTTAGAATTTATACCGTATTAGCTTTTATTTTTAGTTCAATATTTGTAGGTTTAATTGCTATTTTTCTTGCACGAATATTATTAAAACCAGTTAGAGATAAAGTTACCCATTTAGATAATTTTATCAAAGATTCAGCACATGAATTAAATACACCAGTTTCAGTTCTTATGACTTCTGTTTCAATGTTGAAAAAAGGCAAAAATCCTGAAAAGATGATGAAATATATTTTAAGTAGTTCAAAACAAATTTCTCAAATATACAATGATATACATTTTTCAGCTTTTAATGACTTTCAAGAAAATATCGATGAAAAGATTAGTTTAGATTCACTAATAAACGAAAGTGTAGAGTTTTTTAATGATATCTCTATTACTAAAAATATTAAAATAGAAACTGATTTAGAAAATTTTGAAATATTAATGGATAAAACAAAAACACAAAAACTAATAAACAATCTTATATCAAATGCCGTTAAATATAGTAAAAATGGTTCAATTATAAGTATAAAATTAAAAAATGGAATATTTTCAGTACAAGATTTTGGTATAGGTATTTCAAAAGAGGAACAAGAAGAGATTTTCAAAAGATATAAAAGGGGAATAAATAGTGAAGGTGGCTTTGGTATTGGTTTAGATATTGTAAAAAGAGTTTGTAATGATTATGGTTTAAAGCTCTCTTTACAATCTAAAGTAGATGAAGGTTCTACTTTTTATATAGATTTTAATAAAATAATTATTTCCCTATAG
- a CDS encoding response regulator transcription factor — MKVLLLEDDPALNDLLNEHLEDKGYEVTLCTNGQEALEYLIDNIYDLALLDINTPLMTGLEVLKTLRDDYKNRTPIIILTAYQDTKHLKESFENGVDDYIKKPFDLEELDQRIMKLCKQFYIEQSNEVNINETTSFLPETCQIRIGNITKNIAQKERDILKYFIKHKSRVISSEELLQNIWVYEEMPTDATIRVYIKNLREILGKDSIQTIRGIGYKFE; from the coding sequence TTGAAAGTTTTATTACTAGAAGATGACCCAGCTTTAAATGACTTATTAAATGAACATCTTGAAGATAAAGGTTATGAAGTAACCCTTTGTACAAATGGTCAAGAAGCTTTAGAGTACCTAATAGACAATATATATGATTTAGCTTTATTAGATATAAATACTCCACTTATGACTGGTCTTGAGGTTTTAAAAACATTAAGAGATGATTATAAGAATAGAACACCAATTATAATTTTAACAGCTTATCAAGATACAAAACATTTAAAAGAATCTTTTGAAAATGGTGTAGATGATTATATAAAAAAGCCTTTTGATTTAGAAGAATTAGACCAACGAATTATGAAGCTTTGTAAGCAGTTTTATATTGAGCAATCAAATGAAGTAAACATAAATGAAACAACAAGTTTTTTACCTGAAACTTGTCAAATTAGAATTGGAAATATTACAAAAAATATTGCTCAAAAAGAAAGAGATATTTTAAAATATTTTATAAAACATAAAAGTAGAGTTATCTCAAGTGAAGAATTGTTGCAAAATATTTGGGTTTATGAAGAGATGCCAACTGATGCAACTATAAGAGTATATATAAAAAACCTTAGGGAAATACTTGGAAAAGATAGTATTCAAACAATAAGAGGCATAGGATATAAATTTGAATAA
- a CDS encoding YajQ family cyclic di-GMP-binding protein: MMAKEHSFDISAKLDLQEMKNAVVQTQKEIENRYDFKGIAKEIDFNQGAKTLTLNSSSDNKVEAMYDILISKMNKRGISINSLEELRKEDSSGGNRKFTYSIVDSIKADEAKQIQVEIKKLKLKVKAVNQGDEIRVTGKNIDDLQTIMKHLKSLEFKSPLVFDNFK, encoded by the coding sequence ATAATGGCAAAAGAACACAGCTTTGATATCTCTGCAAAATTAGATCTTCAAGAGATGAAAAATGCAGTTGTACAAACTCAAAAAGAGATTGAAAATAGATATGATTTTAAAGGTATAGCAAAAGAGATTGATTTTAATCAAGGTGCTAAAACTCTTACTTTGAACTCTTCAAGTGATAATAAAGTTGAGGCTATGTATGATATTTTAATATCTAAAATGAACAAAAGAGGTATCTCTATAAACTCTTTAGAAGAGTTAAGAAAAGAGGATAGTTCAGGTGGAAATAGAAAGTTTACATATTCAATTGTAGATTCTATTAAAGCTGATGAAGCTAAACAAATACAAGTTGAAATTAAAAAATTAAAACTAAAAGTAAAAGCAGTAAATCAAGGTGATGAAATAAGAGTTACTGGAAAAAATATTGATGATTTACAAACAATTATGAAACACCTAAAAAGCCTTGAATTCAAATCTCCATTAGTATTTGATAATTTTAAATAG
- a CDS encoding uracil-xanthine permease family protein has translation MKPTDYNFRVKDSIIGIQFLFVAFGALVLVPILTGLDPNVALFTAGIGTLVFQLVNRGAIPPIFLASSFAFIAPVSYGVKTWGIAATMSGLIAAGLLYVVLSFAIRLKGDGFIHRLLPATVVGPVIMSIGLILSPAAVNMAMGKSGDGAIVIVPFESAIIVSMVSLFAMMFISLLAKGIFRLVPILGAIIIGYVVSVFMGIVDFSPVTNAAWFAIPSFTAPEFNWQAILFILPIAIAPAIEHIGDMLAISNVTKNDYLKKPGLKNTLLGDGLATSVAALFGGPPNTTYSEVTGAVTVTKAYNPAIMTWAAITAVILAFVGKLGGILATIPVPVMGGIMLLLFGIIASVGISTLVRANIDFNCPRNLIIISIILVFSIGGMTFNFGGVPFSGIGLGAITGIVLNLILPQPRKDDHII, from the coding sequence ATGAAACCTACAGATTACAATTTTAGAGTCAAAGACTCAATCATCGGTATTCAATTTTTATTTGTTGCTTTTGGTGCATTAGTATTAGTTCCTATTTTGACAGGACTTGATCCGAATGTAGCATTATTTACAGCAGGTATTGGTACTTTAGTTTTTCAACTAGTAAATAGAGGTGCTATTCCGCCAATATTTCTAGCTTCATCTTTTGCATTTATTGCGCCAGTTTCTTATGGGGTAAAAACATGGGGAATAGCCGCAACTATGTCAGGGCTTATTGCAGCTGGTTTGTTATATGTAGTACTTAGTTTTGCAATTAGATTAAAAGGTGATGGATTTATTCATAGATTATTACCTGCAACTGTTGTTGGTCCAGTTATTATGTCTATTGGTCTTATTTTATCTCCTGCAGCTGTAAACATGGCTATGGGTAAATCAGGAGATGGTGCAATTGTTATAGTGCCATTTGAAAGTGCAATTATAGTATCTATGGTATCTTTATTTGCAATGATGTTTATCTCTTTATTAGCAAAAGGTATTTTTAGATTAGTTCCTATTTTAGGAGCAATAATTATTGGATATGTTGTTTCTGTATTTATGGGAATAGTTGATTTTTCACCTGTAACTAACGCAGCTTGGTTTGCGATTCCAAGTTTTACTGCTCCAGAATTTAACTGGCAAGCAATTTTATTTATTCTTCCAATTGCTATTGCACCAGCTATTGAACATATTGGGGATATGTTAGCTATTTCTAATGTTACAAAAAATGATTATTTAAAAAAGCCGGGTCTTAAAAATACATTATTAGGTGATGGTTTAGCAACTTCAGTTGCAGCATTATTTGGTGGTCCACCAAATACTACATATTCAGAAGTAACAGGTGCAGTAACTGTTACAAAAGCATATAATCCTGCAATTATGACTTGGGCAGCAATTACAGCTGTAATTCTTGCATTTGTAGGTAAATTAGGTGGTATATTAGCTACTATTCCAGTTCCTGTAATGGGTGGAATTATGTTATTGCTATTTGGAATTATTGCAAGTGTTGGTATCTCAACATTAGTTAGAGCAAATATAGATTTTAATTGTCCTAGAAATCTTATTATTATCTCAATAATTTTAGTATTTTCAATTGGTGGAATGACATTTAACTTTGGTGGAGTTCCTTTTTCTGGTATTGGACTTGGAGCAATTACAGGTATTGTTTTAAATTTAATCTTACCACAACCAAGAAAAGACGACCATATAATTTAA
- the upp gene encoding uracil phosphoribosyltransferase, producing MYKESTNIVVKHLVNRLRDVRTASNEFRLTIEEISRIVASEALNDFKTITTNIETWQGPLDVEMIEVQKLVLIPILRAGEPMLTGILRTLPYARSGFLAMKRDEETAESKLFYENVPPLEDKTVLLLDPMVATGGSLIDGITYLKSKGAKKIISLNILGAPEGVNAVVEAHPDVDIYIAQIDDRLDENKYIRPGLGDAGDRAFNTN from the coding sequence ATGTATAAAGAGAGTACAAATATTGTAGTTAAACATCTTGTAAATAGATTAAGAGATGTTAGAACTGCATCAAATGAATTTAGATTAACAATAGAAGAGATTTCAAGAATTGTTGCATCTGAAGCATTAAATGATTTTAAAACAATAACAACTAATATTGAAACATGGCAAGGTCCTTTAGATGTAGAGATGATTGAGGTTCAAAAATTAGTTTTAATACCTATTTTAAGAGCTGGGGAACCAATGTTAACAGGTATTTTAAGAACACTACCATATGCTAGAAGTGGATTTTTAGCTATGAAAAGAGATGAAGAAACAGCTGAAAGTAAACTATTTTATGAAAATGTACCACCATTGGAGGACAAAACTGTTTTACTTCTTGATCCAATGGTAGCAACTGGAGGTTCATTAATTGATGGTATCACTTATTTAAAATCTAAAGGAGCTAAAAAAATTATCTCTTTAAACATTTTAGGTGCACCTGAAGGGGTAAATGCAGTAGTTGAAGCACACCCTGATGTAGATATCTATATTGCACAAATAGATGATAGATTAGATGAAAACAAATATATTAGACCAGGTCTTGGTGATGCTGGTGATAGAGCATTTAATACAAACTAA
- a CDS encoding ion transporter — protein MGIIQKIEEIRDARWFSNLTTFIILAYASVLGFKTIGEVEEHYALFLTFADSFVTIYFVFEIAIKMVAEKKFINFFKSGWNVFDFVIVVITLLPLEQSGFAAVARVLRVFRVLRLFTARPELKAIIDMLIRAIPSIIDIVILMFIIFYIYAIVGNFYFSELPSGLWKDFLVSMLTLFRVLTFEDWTDVMYEAMEVYPWAWIYFVSFVIIAAFVFFNLFVAVIIGEMQKIQESDFHDEMHEDSKKLDTLLSEIKILREEVKELKDKKE, from the coding sequence ATGGGAATTATTCAAAAGATTGAAGAGATTAGAGATGCTAGATGGTTTTCTAATCTAACAACTTTTATAATTTTAGCCTATGCTTCAGTATTAGGTTTTAAAACAATTGGTGAAGTTGAAGAGCATTATGCTTTATTTTTAACTTTTGCTGATTCTTTTGTGACAATATATTTCGTATTTGAGATAGCTATAAAAATGGTTGCAGAGAAAAAGTTTATAAACTTTTTTAAATCTGGCTGGAATGTTTTTGATTTTGTTATTGTTGTTATTACTCTTTTACCTTTAGAGCAATCAGGATTTGCAGCAGTTGCAAGGGTATTAAGAGTATTTAGGGTATTAAGACTATTTACTGCAAGGCCTGAATTAAAAGCAATTATAGATATGTTAATTAGAGCAATTCCTTCAATTATTGATATTGTTATATTGATGTTTATCATTTTCTATATATATGCTATTGTAGGAAACTTCTATTTTAGTGAACTACCATCTGGTTTATGGAAGGATTTCTTAGTTTCAATGCTTACCTTGTTTAGAGTATTAACTTTTGAAGATTGGACAGATGTAATGTATGAGGCTATGGAGGTTTATCCTTGGGCATGGATATACTTTGTATCTTTTGTTATTATTGCAGCATTTGTATTTTTCAATCTTTTTGTTGCAGTTATTATTGGGGAAATGCAAAAGATTCAAGAATCTGATTTTCACGATGAGATGCATGAAGATAGTAAAAAATTAGATACTTTACTTTCAGAAATAAAAATTTTAAGAGAAGAAGTAAAAGAATTAAAAGATAAAAAAGAATAA
- a CDS encoding DUF423 domain-containing protein, whose translation MTDNKKVNQFLTIASIMMALAIAIGAFGAHGLKSLVSPEMLVVYHTGVEYQFYNTLGLFAASFVIYLKPDSKKSVVAAWLILIGMIIFSFSLYLLVILNIPVLGAITPIGGTLMIIGWLTLAYSILRG comes from the coding sequence ATGACAGATAATAAAAAAGTAAATCAATTTTTAACTATAGCTTCAATAATGATGGCTTTAGCCATAGCTATTGGTGCTTTTGGTGCACATGGTTTAAAATCTTTAGTTAGTCCTGAGATGTTAGTTGTTTATCATACCGGAGTAGAATATCAATTTTACAATACCTTGGGACTTTTTGCAGCCTCTTTTGTAATCTATTTAAAACCAGATTCAAAGAAAAGTGTAGTTGCTGCATGGTTAATTTTGATTGGTATGATAATCTTCTCTTTTTCACTATATCTTTTAGTTATTTTAAATATTCCAGTATTAGGTGCTATTACTCCAATAGGTGGAACACTTATGATTATTGGATGGCTTACTTTAGCTTATTCTATTTTAAGAGGTTAA
- a CDS encoding phosphoribosyltransferase family protein: protein MEKYYYGYDEFAKDTQVLVDKCRDYEPDILLAIARGGLTLAHLMSQALDMRNLYSLNSIHYEGELKLNSFNIFNIPDVSHAKRVLIIDDIVDSGETMEEILKLLAEKFPKVEFKLATIFYKKTACLQPDYAVKEAKGWIDFFWEVDVK, encoded by the coding sequence TTGGAAAAATATTATTATGGTTACGATGAGTTCGCAAAAGATACTCAAGTTTTAGTTGATAAGTGTAGGGATTATGAACCAGATATTTTATTAGCAATAGCAAGAGGAGGATTAACTCTTGCGCACTTGATGTCTCAGGCCTTGGATATGAGAAATTTATATTCATTAAATTCTATTCATTATGAGGGAGAATTAAAACTAAATAGTTTTAATATTTTTAATATTCCAGATGTATCCCATGCAAAAAGAGTTTTAATAATTGATGATATTGTTGACTCAGGAGAAACTATGGAAGAGATTTTAAAACTCTTAGCAGAAAAATTCCCTAAAGTAGAATTTAAACTTGCAACAATATTTTATAAAAAGACTGCTTGTTTACAACCTGACTATGCAGTAAAAGAAGCTAAAGGTTGGATCGATTTCTTCTGGGAAGTTGATGTAAAATAG